AAAGAAGGTTAGTTTCTAGCTTCACTTATTTTGCATTTAAACCAAATATGAAGGTGTTTTACTTTTCGTTTGGTGTCAGAGCTTAAAACACAATCCCAATGGGAGGTTTGTTGTTGTTTGTGGAGATGGCGAGTACATTATATATACAGCCTTAGCTTGGAGAAATATATCCTTTGGCTCAGCACTGGAATTTGCCTGGTCATCAGATGGAGAATACGCAGTTAGAGAAAGTACAACAAGGATAAAATTATTTAACAAGACATTCCAGGTTTGACCCTTTTGAATGCATAATTTGGAAGAGGATTGAAATCTGAGATTGCTATGAGTCTTATGGTTGTGGATGATAAACAAATTATTCATTAATGGAGTTCTACTGAAATGGCATTtttcagaagaagaaaaatattcGACCTACATTCTTATGTGAGCACATGTATGGAGGGACATTATTAGCAATGTGCTCAAATGACTTCATCTGCTTTTATGACTGGGTTGAATGCAGATTAATTAGGAGGATCGATGTTAATGTGAAAGTGTGATTGACCATTTGATATTTCACTATGTCAGTGGTTTATTGGCTATATTGTCATGTTCACTAATATTTACTTGTGATTTATTTTTTACTATTCTAGAATGTTTATTTGGCGGTTAGTGGTGATTTGGTGGCAATAGCTAGTGAGTCATCATTCTACATACTAAAATACAATGTAAGAACACATCTTTGCTACATGCACTCAGAATATGTTTAAGCTTTTTGTATATTGAAGTACCTTAAGCTTGGTGTGTCACATTACTAAATTAATGTTGTCTATTTGGCAGCGTGATGTTGTATCATCATTTTTTGACAGTGGAAGTTCAGTTGATGAACAAGGTGTCGAGGATGCTTTTGAGCTGCTTTATGAAATAAATGAGCGTGCTAGAACAGGAATTTGGGTTGGCGATTGTTTCATCTATACTAACACTTCTTGGCGTCTTAATTACTGTGTTGGCGGAGAGGTAAACAATTTTTGAATTCAGCAACATCTTTATTTAGTGTTGGTTGTGATTGTAAAGTCATTTTGATGCAATGTGATATTTCAGGTGACAACTATGTGCCACCTGGACCGACCTATGTACTTGTTGGGATATCTGGCCAATCAAAGTTGGGTTTATCTTATTGATAAAGACTTCAAGTGAGTGTTTATTGTTAGCTTTTCTGGAAATATTTTTTTCGGGATTGATTTTAATTGTTAATGTGAGCCTTTCATTTTGTAGTGTCAAGGGATACACTTTACTTCTCAGCTTGATTGAATACAAAACTCTTGTGATGCGTGGAGATCTAGATCATGCAAATCAAATTTTACCAACCATTCCTCCAGAACATCACAATAGGTAAGGTAACATCTGCTTGCATAGGCAAATTATTGTGCAGCATCCTATACCCATGGTATCCTAAACTATGATTCCATGTCTTGTCCTTCTGCATAAAGGAAGCTCAACTGTTTTAAATTTAGCATTCTTTTCCTTTGCCTCTTTTTCTAAATGTCTATTTTACCACCTGCTTGAATTATAAAGTCTAATTATTATGAACAAATATGCTTATTGCTGATTCAAAATTTGATATGTGATAGTTTGCAGGAGTATAGGTTTTTGTATTTGAAAATTTCTGTTAATAATTATTACTTCAGCTACTTGGTTAATATATATCTCTAGTCTGACCGATATGTGTGGCACCATATTTTATGGTTTGATGCTTTAGTTTGGATGTGAACTGAAGGGATTTCTGATTTTTGCTTGCATGGAGAAACTATAATCAATTTTTTAGTGGTTAAATCCTTATTCTAGTgggctttttatttttattattattattattattattttcaagtgTTTCCATATGATGTTCATTCACAGGTTCTGTACATAAGGGATTAAGATTTTTCTCAAATCtcactttttttttaatgaaacgcTCCTCATccaagaaaaagagaagaaataagCAAATACAAATCTAGTAGACAAATCTCAACTAGCAAATATTTATTTGCACAAATTGCACTGTAGAACTGAAGCCCTATAACATCCTTTTCTGCACGAGACAAGGAATGAG
The genomic region above belongs to Humulus lupulus chromosome 1, drHumLupu1.1, whole genome shotgun sequence and contains:
- the LOC133777589 gene encoding coatomer subunit beta'-1-like is translated as MSVDVARSHSGDIGGDPPPDPNRNPTSCESRISTKRKSRGTTIGKDLDERRQKNGKPLEVTFCPQTYKTSFYMKLFEGGELDRNRIPEAALMSLKHNPNGRFVVVCGDGEYIIYTALAWRNISFGSALEFAWSSDGEYAVRESTTRIKLFNKTFQKKKNIRPTFLCEHMYGGTLLAMCSNDFICFYDWVECRLIRRIDVNVKNVYLAVSGDLVAIASESSFYILKYNRDVVSSFFDSGSSVDEQGVEDAFELLYEINERARTGIWVGDCFIYTNTSWRLNYCVGGEVTTMCHLDRPMYLLGYLANQSWVYLIDKDFNVKGYTLLLSLIEYKTLVMRGDLDHANQILPTIPPEHHNSVARFLESRGMLDDALEVATDPDYKFDLAIQLG